Part of the Tetragenococcus koreensis genome, GTTAGAATATTGTCCACCAGGCATCTCATGCATGTAAACTTCTGTTTGTGGTGCGTTTAGCCCACTTTCAAATGGTTGGTAATATTGACGCACATCTTCCCAGTAATGATTGAGTTTTTGCACGTTTTCAACTTGGATATGGGGCACACGTTCACTATCATCAAGTGCATAATATAAACTACTCATGCTAGGTTGACTCGTACCGCCACTCATTGCGCTAACGGCTACATCGACAATATCAACTCCCGCTCTGACTGCTTCCGAGTAGGTCATAATCCCATTGCCACTAGTATCATGGGTATGCAAATGAATCGGCAAATCAACCATATCTTTTAATTCACTAATTAAGCGATAAGCCGCTTGCGGTTTCAACAACCCAGCCATATCTTTAATAGCAATAATATGAGCGCCTAACTGTTCTAACTCTTTAGCCATATCTTTATAATATTGTACTGAGTATTTTGGCCGATTTGGATCATTAATATCACCAGTATAACAAATCGCAGCTTCAGCAATTTTTCCTGTGTCTCTGACAGCTTGAATACTTTTTTTCATCTGAGGTAACCAATTCAAGCTATCAAAAATACGAAAAACGTCCATCCCCTGTTTAGCTGCCTCATTAATAAATTCAACTAATACATTGTCAGGGTAGTTGGAATAACCAACTGCGTTTGAACCGCGAAACAGCATCTGCAGTAAAGTATTCGGCATTTTTTTGCGTAAAATTCGTAATCTTTCCCAAGGATCTTCAGTTAAGAAGCGGTAGCTTACATCAAAAGTAGCACCACCCCACATTTCACTTGAAAACAACTGCGGAATGCCTTGCTCTGTTTGACGAGCAATTCGGCTTAAATCTTGCGTACGTACTCGAGTAGCAAGCAAGCTTTGGTGGGCATCCCGAAAAGTTGTATCCGTCAAAAGGACTTCATTTTGTTGACGAACCCACTGAGTCAATTTCTCTGCGCCCTGGTCTTCTAAAATGTTCTTTGCTGTTTGGTCAACTTTTACCTCAGTTAGATCCTCTGGCATACGAGGTGCTTCGTAAAAAGGTTTTTCTTGTCTTTCAATTCCAGGAAAACCATTTACTGTAATTTCACTAATATATTTCATTGTTTTATTGCCGCGGTCACGAGTAAACGAAAATTTAAATAGCTCAGGCGTTTGATCGATAAAAGTGGTCGTCATTTTTCCTGAACGAAATTTCGGATGAGAGATGACATTTTTTAGAAATGGCATATTGGTTTTCACGCCGCGTACCCGAAATTCTTTTATACAACGCGCCATTTTAGCAATTGCTTGTTCAAATGTCGCTGCATGAGTACATACTTTAACTAGCAAGGAATCAAAGTAAGGAGTGACAACCGCACCAGCGTAAGCATTTCCAACATCCAATCGAACACCAAAACCACCTGGAGAGCGGTAAGTATCAATTTTACCGGTATCAGGCATAAAGTCATTTAACGGATCTTCTGTAGTAATCCGGCATTGAATTGCTGCCCCTTTGAAGGTAATATTTTCTTGCTTGGGCAATCCAATATCTTGATGAAGATCTTTACCTTGAGCAATTAATATCTGCGTAGTAACAATATCTACATCGGTAATCATTTCAGTGATCGTATGTTCCACTTGTACTCTTGGATTTACTTCAATAAAGTAGAATTGATTACCTTCAACTAAAAATTCAACTGTTCCTGCATTTACATAACCTACATGTTGCATTAAGTTCACTGCTGCGGTACAAATTCTGTCACGAAGTTCTGCACTAAGAGATACGCAAGGCGCTACTTCAACGACTTTTTGGTGTCTTCTTTGAACAGAGCAGTCACGTTCAAATAAATGGATAACATTTCCGTTATTATCGCCTAAGATTTGCACTTCAATGTGTTTTGGATCAGCAACGTATTTTTCGACATAAATCTCATCACTGCCAAACGCCGCTTTGGCCTCACTTTTAGCACGCTCAAACCCATCGCGCGCTTGTTTTTCATCGTAGGCAACACGCATCCCACGGCCACCACCGCCCAATGCTGCTTTAATCATAATCGGGTAGCCATTTTCTTGAGCAAATGCTACGACTTCTTCAGCATCAGAAACCGGACCATCAGAACCAGGTATTGCTTGAATTCCAGCTGCGGTAGCTGCTTGTTTTGCTTTAATTTTATCGCCGAAAATATCCAATTGATGAGGTGTGGGGCCGATAAAAGTAATCCCTTCTTCTTTACAACGAGTAGCAAACTCTAGGTTTTCGGATAAAAAGCCGTATCCGGGATGTATCGCTTGAGCTCCTGAAACTTTTGCAATACGAATAATATCTTCAATATCTAAATAAGCTTCGATTGGCTTTTTGTCTTTTCCCACCAAATAAGCTTCATCCGCTTTAAAACGATGAACAGAGTATTCATCTTCTTTGGCATAAATAGCTACTGTTTGTATATTTAACTCAACACATGCGCGGAAAACACGCGTTGCTATTTCTCCCCGATTGGCAACAAGAATCTTATCCATTTAACCACTCCTTAAGTTTTAAACTTATATTCTATTTAGCTTTCACTAATATTACTTATGGAAAAGCTGAAAAATAAGTAGTTTACTCATTCTTCAGCTTCTTTTTGTTTCATTTCGTACAACATTGCTTTTTTCTTCTCATCGGCGCTTATATTTAAAGCAAAACCGACACAGACTGAAAACATCATCAAGCTTGAACCACCTTGACTGATAAAAGGAAAAGTGATCCCACTTAACGGGATTATTCCAGTAATACCACCTAAATTAATAAAAATAGAAATCAAAAATAACGCGCCAATCCCAATACACATGATCGAGTTAAAGGGATCTTTGGAACGAATACCAATTAATAAAATACGCGCGATCATATAAAATAAAATACCTAGAATCAGAATTGCTACAATTAAACCTAGCTCTTCTACAACAATAGCAAAAGCGTAGTCGGTATGAGCAAACTGTAAAAAACCTTTTTTTTGAATACTATTTCCTAAGCCGCGTCCAAATAACCCACCATTAAATAAAGCATAATAACCATGAATCATTTGATGACCGTCCCCGTATTCATCAATAAAGGGATTGCGAAAGACGGCAAATCTAGATAACACATAGCTAGGTAAAAAATACTTACCAAAAGCATTGACACCAAAGATTGCCAAAATGCTTCCAAAAAAGCCAATCAATCCTGTATAAAGTGTATAAATATAGTTAACTCCGCTTGCCAACAACATAACGATAATCAGTAAAACAATAATCGCTGCATTCCCAAAGTCTGGGTAAAACAGCAACGCTCCAATAGGAATTATCATAGCCATTAGTGAACCTTTGATGCTATACATAAAGTGGTGCTGAACTTGGCTTTGCTGTTGTGCTAAGGTCGTAGCAAAAAACCATATCACTACTACCTTAAAAAACTCTGCCGGTTGAATGGTTCCCATTCCAGGGATTTGTATCCATCCATAAGCGCCATTTACTGGGCTAAACGCAAAAGCTACGAGTAGTAAGAAGCAAACAATCATTAATGCCACATACGTTGTCTTTTTATTTTTCAATACATTTGTTTTTAACTTATAAATAAAAAAGATTAAAAGTAAACTAATAATCCAAAAAACAAATTGGAAAATTGCTTGACGAGCCGGATTTTGCCCATTTTCTAACAGCACATAAGAAGTTGTACTATAGACCATCATTAAACCAACGATATTCAAAAATAGATAAGGAATCAAGATTCCCCAGTCTAAAAAACGCCTTTTTTTTATCTTGTTAGGCAAGAACTATACCTCCTTGCCTTTTGTAATAGTTTTATTTTCTTCATAAACTTCATTATATAACTGATTTAAATCACGCTCAAGATCACTAAGTAATTGTTGTCCCATTTCATTTGAAATAATTCCTAAACGAATCGAAAAAGACACTTGCCTAGACAATCCATACATTTGTGTATCAACAACTTTTTCAAATGCCTTACAATGGGAAATACATAAACTATTTTGCTGATTTTTAATTAGCATTTTGATACGGTCTGCCTCTTGATAAAGCAAATCTAATGCTAATTCCGGAGAAATAGATTCCATTAAGGTCCCTCCTATTCTTATGTTTCCCAATTATAGCACAAATTTTATACAAATTGGATGATTGGTTTTAGCAATTCATAATAAATTAAACCGAAATTAAACATTTTACTGCTAAAAAAAATGACTAAAGCAGTTTACTTGGCTTTAGTCATTTTTCCTTATTAGTTAACATTAACTTTTCTTTTGTTTCTTAGCTGCTTTTTCACGTTCAGATTTATTCAAGATTTGTTTTCTTAACCGAATGCTCACTGGCGTTATTTCACAATACTCATCTTCATTGATAAATTCGACTGATTCTTCAAGCGTCAAAATACGTGGTTTCTTGATAGTTGACGTTTGGTCTTTATTAGCCGAACGAACGTTAGTCATTTGTTTTGCTCTAGTAATATTCACACCTAAATCATTTTCACGTGAATTTTCACCTACGATCATACCTTCATAAATTTCGGTATTAGGCTCTACAAAGATAGTCCCACGTTCTTCTATATTCATAATAGAATAGCCAGTAGCTTTCCCTGTATCAATAGAAACCAATGCACCATGATTTCTACCAGCAAGTTGAGCTGGCAACATAGGCAAGTATTGGTCAAATGTATGATGCATAATTCCGTAACCACGTGTCATGGATAAGAATTCGTTGTTATAACCAATTAAACCACGTGATGGAACTTGAAAGATCAAACGTACTTGACCATTTCCTGTATTAACCATGTCTTGCATTTCGCCTTTACGTAGGCCTAAAGATTCAATTACAGAACCCATATATTCTTCTGGTGTATCGATTTGAACACTTTCAAATGGTTCACATTTAACGCCATCAATTTCTCGTTCAATAACTTTCGGACGAGAAACTTGTAGTTCATAACCTTCTCGACGTAAGTTTTCAATTAAAATCGATAAGTGTAGTTCACCACGTCCAGATACTGTCCAAGAATCAGGAGTAATAGGTTCTACCCGCAATGAAACATCCGTTTGTAGTTCCATCATTAGACGTTCTTCAAGTTTACGAGCCGTTACATGTTTTCCTTCTTGACCGGCAAAAGGTGAATTATTTACTAAGAAGGTCATTTGCAGAGTTGGTTCATCAATGCGCAAAATTGGTAAAGCATCCTGATGATCAAAAGGTGTCACTGTTTCACCAACAAAGATATCTTCCATACCAGCAACTGCGATTAGATCTCCTGCTTTAGCTTCTTGGATTTCATCACGTTGCAAACCAAAATAACCAAATAATTGGCTCACTCGGAATTTCTTCACGCTGCCGTCCAGTTTTATCAAAGCTACTTGGTCGCCAACCTTAATTTTTCCACGGAAAACACGTCCGATTCCGATACGTCCTACATAATCATTATAATCTAATAGAGAAACTTGAAATTGTAAAGGTTCATCACTATTATCAACAGGCGCTGGGATATGATCAATAATCGTGTCAAATACTGGTGCCATGGTTGGTTTTTGTTCTTCAGGATCTTCTGAAAGGCTTGAAGTTCCATTGATCGCTGAAGAATAAATGACTGGAAAGTCTAATTGGTCATCATCAGCACCTAACTCAATAAATAATTCCAAAACTTGATCAACAACAAATTGTGGTCGTGCTCCTGGTTTATCGATTTTGTTAACAACGACGATAGGTGTAACATTTTGATCCAATGCTTTTTTCAATACAAAACGTGTTTGCGGCATAGTACCTTCATAAGCATCTACTAGTAATACCACACCATCGACCATTTTCATGATACGTTCAACTTCACCGCCGAAATCCGCGTGTCCAGGCGTATCTAAAATATTTATGCGGGTGTTACGATATTGAACAGCAGTATTTTTAGATAAAATAGTAATACCACGTTCTTTTTCAATATCATTGTTGTCCATGGCTCTTTCTTGCAAGTCTTTTCTACCATCTAATGTTTCAGATTGTTTTAGTAATTCATCAACTAAGGTTGTTTTTCCGTGGTCAACGTGGGCAATAATTGCTACGTTGCGAATCGTGTCTCTATATTTCAATATTCATTTGCTCCTTTAAAATTCAATCAACTTATCAATCGTCTAAATAGAATAAGAGTTAAATTAATTCTTCTTCCTTCATAACAGATAATACTACGCTCGACAAGTTATTATAGCAAAAAATCTTTCTGAAAACTAGTGAAAAGCTTTCAAATTCGCAAATTTATTATAAAAATCAACTATTTTTTAACTTTTTGCCTGCTCAGCCAAACGCATCATTTCTTCATAGGCGGTGGGAGTCGCTGCAATATAGTGCTCCCTACCATCAAATTTTAACATTTTGCCGTTAATATTTGAAAATTTGATGCCAAGTGCTTCTAGCATAACACTTCCTGCTGCATAATCCCAAGGAGCTAAACTAGAAACATAGGCATTATGTTTTCCTCTGATCAAAGCGATCATTTCAAGTCCAGCACATCCAGACATCCGAACGCCCATTGAACGCTCTGCCATTACCTGAGCATTATAACTGTTTTTGCGGTACATGCTAGAATTCATTCCTACTAAGCCATCTTTTAAAGCCAAATCAGGCGGGGTATTTAAACGCTCTTCATTGATAAAAACACCAACTTCTTTGCCTCCCCATAAAAGCATGTCTTCCATTACATTATAAATAAAGCCTAATTTTCCTTGTCCTTCTTCGTAGACCGCAATCATAATACAAAAATTTTCTTGTTCTAATACAAAATTCAACGTGCCGTCAATCGGATCGATAATAAACACACGTCCAGAAAAATCAGTAAGATGGTCCTTACCGTTTTCTTCGCCTAAAATTTTAGCATCAGGATCAAAGGCGTTGATTTGTTCAATCAAAAAATCTTGCACTTGTTTATCAACATTGGTTACTAAGTCCCTCCGACCATTTTTAGTATCTACAGTCATGTCATTTTTAGCGATTTCTTTTTTAATTAATTCAGCAGCTTCTTTTATCCAGTTTTTTATTTCGTTAATCATAATTTGCATTTCTTTCATCCTCCCATCTTCAATTTTTTGTCAGGATATTTTTTTGCCTGTTGTACTGTTTTATATAAAGAATAACCAGACAATTTTTCAAATTCTCGACCTAGTTGTCGTTCTTCCCCGATGCTTTTAAC contains:
- a CDS encoding FtsW/RodA/SpoVE family cell cycle protein — its product is MPNKIKKRRFLDWGILIPYLFLNIVGLMMVYSTTSYVLLENGQNPARQAIFQFVFWIISLLLIFFIYKLKTNVLKNKKTTYVALMIVCFLLLVAFAFSPVNGAYGWIQIPGMGTIQPAEFFKVVVIWFFATTLAQQQSQVQHHFMYSIKGSLMAMIIPIGALLFYPDFGNAAIIVLLIIVMLLASGVNYIYTLYTGLIGFFGSILAIFGVNAFGKYFLPSYVLSRFAVFRNPFIDEYGDGHQMIHGYYALFNGGLFGRGLGNSIQKKGFLQFAHTDYAFAIVVEELGLIVAILILGILFYMIARILLIGIRSKDPFNSIMCIGIGALFLISIFINLGGITGIIPLSGITFPFISQGGSSLMMFSVCVGFALNISADEKKKAMLYEMKQKEAEE
- the typA gene encoding translational GTPase TypA, with translation MKYRDTIRNVAIIAHVDHGKTTLVDELLKQSETLDGRKDLQERAMDNNDIEKERGITILSKNTAVQYRNTRINILDTPGHADFGGEVERIMKMVDGVVLLVDAYEGTMPQTRFVLKKALDQNVTPIVVVNKIDKPGARPQFVVDQVLELFIELGADDDQLDFPVIYSSAINGTSSLSEDPEEQKPTMAPVFDTIIDHIPAPVDNSDEPLQFQVSLLDYNDYVGRIGIGRVFRGKIKVGDQVALIKLDGSVKKFRVSQLFGYFGLQRDEIQEAKAGDLIAVAGMEDIFVGETVTPFDHQDALPILRIDEPTLQMTFLVNNSPFAGQEGKHVTARKLEERLMMELQTDVSLRVEPITPDSWTVSGRGELHLSILIENLRREGYELQVSRPKVIEREIDGVKCEPFESVQIDTPEEYMGSVIESLGLRKGEMQDMVNTGNGQVRLIFQVPSRGLIGYNNEFLSMTRGYGIMHHTFDQYLPMLPAQLAGRNHGALVSIDTGKATGYSIMNIEERGTIFVEPNTEIYEGMIVGENSRENDLGVNITRAKQMTNVRSANKDQTSTIKKPRILTLEESVEFINEDEYCEITPVSIRLRKQILNKSEREKAAKKQKKS
- a CDS encoding YlaN family protein; the protein is MESISPELALDLLYQEADRIKMLIKNQQNSLCISHCKAFEKVVDTQMYGLSRQVSFSIRLGIISNEMGQQLLSDLERDLNQLYNEVYEENKTITKGKEV
- a CDS encoding inositol monophosphatase family protein — protein: MQIMINEIKNWIKEAAELIKKEIAKNDMTVDTKNGRRDLVTNVDKQVQDFLIEQINAFDPDAKILGEENGKDHLTDFSGRVFIIDPIDGTLNFVLEQENFCIMIAVYEEGQGKLGFIYNVMEDMLLWGGKEVGVFINEERLNTPPDLALKDGLVGMNSSMYRKNSYNAQVMAERSMGVRMSGCAGLEMIALIRGKHNAYVSSLAPWDYAAGSVMLEALGIKFSNINGKMLKFDGREHYIAATPTAYEEMMRLAEQAKS
- a CDS encoding pyruvate carboxylase, which produces MDKILVANRGEIATRVFRACVELNIQTVAIYAKEDEYSVHRFKADEAYLVGKDKKPIEAYLDIEDIIRIAKVSGAQAIHPGYGFLSENLEFATRCKEEGITFIGPTPHQLDIFGDKIKAKQAATAAGIQAIPGSDGPVSDAEEVVAFAQENGYPIMIKAALGGGGRGMRVAYDEKQARDGFERAKSEAKAAFGSDEIYVEKYVADPKHIEVQILGDNNGNVIHLFERDCSVQRRHQKVVEVAPCVSLSAELRDRICTAAVNLMQHVGYVNAGTVEFLVEGNQFYFIEVNPRVQVEHTITEMITDVDIVTTQILIAQGKDLHQDIGLPKQENITFKGAAIQCRITTEDPLNDFMPDTGKIDTYRSPGGFGVRLDVGNAYAGAVVTPYFDSLLVKVCTHAATFEQAIAKMARCIKEFRVRGVKTNMPFLKNVISHPKFRSGKMTTTFIDQTPELFKFSFTRDRGNKTMKYISEITVNGFPGIERQEKPFYEAPRMPEDLTEVKVDQTAKNILEDQGAEKLTQWVRQQNEVLLTDTTFRDAHQSLLATRVRTQDLSRIARQTEQGIPQLFSSEMWGGATFDVSYRFLTEDPWERLRILRKKMPNTLLQMLFRGSNAVGYSNYPDNVLVEFINEAAKQGMDVFRIFDSLNWLPQMKKSIQAVRDTGKIAEAAICYTGDINDPNRPKYSVQYYKDMAKELEQLGAHIIAIKDMAGLLKPQAAYRLISELKDMVDLPIHLHTHDTSGNGIMTYSEAVRAGVDIVDVAVSAMSGGTSQPSMSSLYYALDDSERVPHIQVENVQKLNHYWEDVRQYYQPFESGLNAPQTEVYMHEMPGGQYSNLQQQAKAVGLFDRWDEIKQMYHQVNMMFGDIVKVTPSSKVVGDMALFMVQNDLSEEDIYEKGASISFPESVISFFQGDLGQPVGGFPKKLQQFILKGREPYTDRPGAFAEPVDFNQVRDELAKLIGYTPNQDEILSYLMYPDVFLAYRKAYEQYADIKVLDTPTFFNGMRQGEKINVVIEKGKNLIIRLDEIGEPDIEGNRTLFFNLNGQRREIVVKDTSIKTSIAVKKKAEPTNKEHVGATMSGTVLDVLVKRGDRVKSGQTLMVTEAMKMETSIEASFDGEVKHVYVTAGEPIASGDLLIEIEEK